One segment of Macrotis lagotis isolate mMagLag1 chromosome 1, bilby.v1.9.chrom.fasta, whole genome shotgun sequence DNA contains the following:
- the HSPB2 gene encoding heat shock protein beta-2 — MSGRSVPHAHPATTEYEFANPSRLGEQRFGEGLLPEEILTPTLYHGYYVRPRAARAGESGGAGASELRLSEGKFQVFLDVSHFTPDEVTVRTVDNLLEVSARHPQRLDRHGFVSREFCRTYVLPADVDPWRIRAALSHDGILQLEAPRGGRHLDTEVNEVHVSLLPRPPDQEEEGEGDWMGL, encoded by the exons ATGTCGGGTCGCTCAGTTCCACATGCCCACCCGGCCACCACCGAGTACGAGTTCGCTAATCCGAGCCGTTTAGGGGAACAACGATTTGGGGAAG GCCTGCTCCCAGAGGAGATCCTGACTCCCACCCTGTACCATGGCTACTATGTCCGACCACGGGCAGCTCGAGCTGGGGAGAGTGGTGGAGCAGGGGCCTCTGAGCTCCGCCTTAGTGAAGGCAAGTTCCAGGTCTTCCTGGATGTGAGTCATTTTACCCCAGATGAGGTTACAGTGAGGACCGTGGACAACCTGCTGGAGGTGTCTGCCAGGCATCCTCAACGCCTGGATCGGCATGGTTTTGTGTCTCGTGAGTTCTGCCGTACCTATGTCCTCCCTGCTGATGTGGATCCCTGGAGAATTCGGGCTGCACTTTCCcatgatggtattctccaactgGAGGCTCCACGGGGAGGAAGACATTTGGACACAGAGGTCAATGAGGTCCATGTTTCTCTGTTACCTAGACCTCCTGAccaggaggaagaaggggagggagactGGATGGGACTCTAA